A window of the Nitrospirota bacterium genome harbors these coding sequences:
- the panD gene encoding aspartate 1-decarboxylase, which yields MLRIMLRSKIHQATVTDANLEYEGSLTVDETLLEAAGILPYEQVMVSNLNNGERFETYVIPGKRGSGIVCLNGPTARKGVVGDRIIIFCYEMANEEELKDFKPTIVRVDDENRIV from the coding sequence ATGTTAAGGATCATGCTCAGGTCAAAGATACATCAGGCAACTGTTACTGATGCTAACCTCGAATATGAAGGTAGTCTCACTGTTGATGAGACTCTGCTTGAGGCTGCAGGAATTCTTCCATATGAACAGGTGATGGTCTCTAACCTGAACAACGGGGAAAGGTTTGAGACCTATGTGATTCCTGGTAAAAGAGGCTCTGGTATTGTCTGTCTTAATGGCCCAACAGCAAGAAAAGGTGTTGTGGGTGACAGGATTATCATATTCTGTTATGAGATGGCTAACGAAGAGGAATTAAAAGACTTCAAACCTACCATAGTAAGGGTTGATGATGAGAACAGGATAGTATAA
- the gatC gene encoding Asp-tRNA(Asn)/Glu-tRNA(Gln) amidotransferase subunit GatC: MKITREEVNHVARLARLELAENEIEVFTVQLNNILTYMEKLNELDTRGVEPTSHVLPIRNVFKDDKIEASLQREKSLSNAPDRTEEFYRVPKIIE, translated from the coding sequence ATGAAGATAACAAGAGAAGAAGTCAATCATGTAGCCCGACTTGCAAGGCTGGAACTCGCTGAGAATGAAATAGAGGTATTTACAGTTCAGCTCAATAACATACTCACATACATGGAAAAGCTCAATGAGTTAGACACCAGAGGTGTGGAACCTACCTCTCATGTTCTCCCTATTAGAAATGTATTCAAGGATGACAAAATAGAGGCGTCCCTACAAAGGGAGAAATCCCTTTCAAACGCCCCTGACAGAACAGAGGAATTTTACAGGGTGCCGAAGATAATAGAATGA